A single region of the Gossypium arboreum isolate Shixiya-1 chromosome 12, ASM2569848v2, whole genome shotgun sequence genome encodes:
- the LOC108479832 gene encoding proline-rich receptor-like protein kinase PERK9 isoform X2 → MATTSSPPQSSPPAPSPASAISPPPSTPPPANAIPPPSQSQSPPPDVSTAPPPLTLSPPSPAESSPPPLQASPPPPPISPTSPPSTSTSPPPSPPPSSPPPSPPPSAPRPSPPPPPPQTPSLPQPTPSTQPPVPSQPPPAPPPRPPPPVSSPPPSSQPSPSTPPPSQPPLSTPPPSRSPPPNPPPPPSQTPPTEPPNSRPPPSSISPAPTSPSKRTPPSSQPTPSPSNSTPSSSPPPSISRLSPPPPPPQVLTPPTDNRTVNAPGPSAPESSDSGNDGIGVGGAVAIGVAVGIIVLSLIGLAVWCLRRQKKKKLTRVNGGYVMPSPLGTSPRSDSSPTKTHSSAPLIGSSSGSDFVHSPPMMPEPGGLGNSKTWFTYEELTIATNGFSDQNLLGEGGFGAVYKGCLPDGREVAVKQLKIGGGQGEREFKAEVAIISRIHHRHLVSLVGYCISENRRLLIYDYVPNNTLYFHLHGEGMPVLDWATRLKIAAGAARGIAYLHEDCHPRIIHRDIKSSNILLDNNFEAQVSDFGLAKLALDANTHVTTRVMGTFGYMAPEYASSGKLTEKSDVFSFGVVLLELITGRKPVDASQPLGDESLVEWTCMRVKS, encoded by the exons ATGGCAACCACATCATCACCTCCACAATCTTCTCCTCCAGCTCCGTCGCCAGCTTCTGCTATCAGTCCACCACCTAGCACTCCTCCTCCGGCTAATGCTATCCCGCCACCCTCTCAATCTCAATCTCCACCTCCGGATGTTTCTACAGCTCCACCTCCACTCACCTTGTCACCACCATCCCCTGCTGAATCTTCACCTCCACCCCTGCAGGCCTCCCCTCCTCCCCCACCTATTTCACCCACTTCCCCTCCTTCCACTTCCACTTCTCCACCGCCTTCGCCACCACCATCAAGCCCGCCACCTAGTCCTCCACCATCTGCACCCAGGCCATCACCTCCACCTCCACCTCCACAAACTCCATCACTACCTCAACCAACACCATCTACTCAACCGCCTGTTCCTTCACAACCACCGCCAGCACCGCCGCCGCGACCGCCACCACCTGTTAGTTCACCGCCTCCATCATCACAACCTTCCCCTTCAACGCCACCACCATCACAACCTCCCCTTTCAACGCCACCACCATCACGATCTCCACCACCAAATCCACCGCCACCACCATCACAAACTCCGCCAACAGAACCACCAAATTCCCGTCCTCCGCCATCTTCAATATCTCCTGCCCCAACATCTCCCTCTAAGCGTACACCACCCAGTTCTCAACCAACACCTTCACCCTCTAATTCTACTCCAAGCTCATCTCCACCACCATCTATATCAAGATTAtcacctcctcctcctcctcctcaagTTTTGACTCCACCAACTGATAATCGGACTGTAAATGCTCCTGGTCCAAGTGCACCAGAAAGTTCAGACTCAGGTAATGATGGCATTGGTGTAGGAGGTGCAGTTGCTATAGGAGTAGCTGTAGGGATCATTGTGCTTAGCCTTATTGGGCTGGCTGTCTGGTGCTTGAGGAGGCAGAAGAAAAAGAAGCTTACTCGAGTTAATGGTGGTTATGTTATGCCATCCCCACTAGGCACTTCCCCGAGATCAG ATTCATCCCCTACAAAGACACATTCTTCTGCTCCTCTTATTGGAAGTAGTTCTGGAAGTGATTTTGTGCATTCACCACCGATGATGCCGGAACCTGGTGGCTTAGGCAATTCAAAGACATGGTTTACATATGAAGAATTAACCATCGCTACGAATGGTTTTTCAGACCAAAATCTTTTGGGTGAAGGTGGATTTGGGGCTGTTTATAAAGGTTGCTTACCAGATGGAAGAGAGGTGGCAGTGAAGCAGCTAAAAATTGGTGGGGGACAGGGTGAACGAGAATTTAAAGCTGAGGTTGCTATTATTAGTCGTATACACCATCGCCATTTGGTTTCACTTGTCGGTTACTGCATCTCTGAGAACCGGAGACTGCTCATATATGATTATGTCCCTAATAATACCCTTTATTTCCATCTTCACG GAGAAGGTATGCCAGTTTTGGATTGGGCAACACGTCTTAAAATTGCTGCTGGTGCAGCTCGTGGGATAGCTTATCTCCATGAAGACT GTCATCCTCGTATTATTCATAGGGATATCAAATCGTCAAACATTCTTTTAGATAACAACTTTGAAGCTCAG GTTTCCGACTTTGGACTTGCCAAGTTAGCTCTGGATGCAAATACACATGTAACAACACGTGTTATGGGAACTTTTGG ATACATGGCCCCTGAATATGCATCAAGTGGTAAATTGACTGAGAAATCTGATGTATTTTCCTTTGGAGTCGTGCTTTTGGAGCTAATTACTGGACGAAAGCCTGTAGATGCATCTCAACCTCTTGGTGATGAAAGTCTAGTTGAATGG ACATGCATGCGGGTAAAATCTTGA
- the LOC108479832 gene encoding proline-rich receptor-like protein kinase PERK9 isoform X1 codes for MATTSSPPQSSPPAPSPASAISPPPSTPPPANAIPPPSQSQSPPPDVSTAPPPLTLSPPSPAESSPPPLQASPPPPPISPTSPPSTSTSPPPSPPPSSPPPSPPPSAPRPSPPPPPPQTPSLPQPTPSTQPPVPSQPPPAPPPRPPPPVSSPPPSSQPSPSTPPPSQPPLSTPPPSRSPPPNPPPPPSQTPPTEPPNSRPPPSSISPAPTSPSKRTPPSSQPTPSPSNSTPSSSPPPSISRLSPPPPPPQVLTPPTDNRTVNAPGPSAPESSDSGNDGIGVGGAVAIGVAVGIIVLSLIGLAVWCLRRQKKKKLTRVNGGYVMPSPLGTSPRSDSSPTKTHSSAPLIGSSSGSDFVHSPPMMPEPGGLGNSKTWFTYEELTIATNGFSDQNLLGEGGFGAVYKGCLPDGREVAVKQLKIGGGQGEREFKAEVAIISRIHHRHLVSLVGYCISENRRLLIYDYVPNNTLYFHLHGEGMPVLDWATRLKIAAGAARGIAYLHEDCHPRIIHRDIKSSNILLDNNFEAQVSDFGLAKLALDANTHVTTRVMGTFGYMAPEYASSGKLTEKSDVFSFGVVLLELITGRKPVDASQPLGDESLVEWARPLLSHALDSEEFGCLADPKLGGNYVESEMFRMIEAATACVRHSAAKRPRMGQIVRAFESLATSDLSNGMKVGESEVFNSAQQSEEIRWFRRMAFGSQNYSTDYFSENSISRGS; via the exons ATGGCAACCACATCATCACCTCCACAATCTTCTCCTCCAGCTCCGTCGCCAGCTTCTGCTATCAGTCCACCACCTAGCACTCCTCCTCCGGCTAATGCTATCCCGCCACCCTCTCAATCTCAATCTCCACCTCCGGATGTTTCTACAGCTCCACCTCCACTCACCTTGTCACCACCATCCCCTGCTGAATCTTCACCTCCACCCCTGCAGGCCTCCCCTCCTCCCCCACCTATTTCACCCACTTCCCCTCCTTCCACTTCCACTTCTCCACCGCCTTCGCCACCACCATCAAGCCCGCCACCTAGTCCTCCACCATCTGCACCCAGGCCATCACCTCCACCTCCACCTCCACAAACTCCATCACTACCTCAACCAACACCATCTACTCAACCGCCTGTTCCTTCACAACCACCGCCAGCACCGCCGCCGCGACCGCCACCACCTGTTAGTTCACCGCCTCCATCATCACAACCTTCCCCTTCAACGCCACCACCATCACAACCTCCCCTTTCAACGCCACCACCATCACGATCTCCACCACCAAATCCACCGCCACCACCATCACAAACTCCGCCAACAGAACCACCAAATTCCCGTCCTCCGCCATCTTCAATATCTCCTGCCCCAACATCTCCCTCTAAGCGTACACCACCCAGTTCTCAACCAACACCTTCACCCTCTAATTCTACTCCAAGCTCATCTCCACCACCATCTATATCAAGATTAtcacctcctcctcctcctcctcaagTTTTGACTCCACCAACTGATAATCGGACTGTAAATGCTCCTGGTCCAAGTGCACCAGAAAGTTCAGACTCAGGTAATGATGGCATTGGTGTAGGAGGTGCAGTTGCTATAGGAGTAGCTGTAGGGATCATTGTGCTTAGCCTTATTGGGCTGGCTGTCTGGTGCTTGAGGAGGCAGAAGAAAAAGAAGCTTACTCGAGTTAATGGTGGTTATGTTATGCCATCCCCACTAGGCACTTCCCCGAGATCAG ATTCATCCCCTACAAAGACACATTCTTCTGCTCCTCTTATTGGAAGTAGTTCTGGAAGTGATTTTGTGCATTCACCACCGATGATGCCGGAACCTGGTGGCTTAGGCAATTCAAAGACATGGTTTACATATGAAGAATTAACCATCGCTACGAATGGTTTTTCAGACCAAAATCTTTTGGGTGAAGGTGGATTTGGGGCTGTTTATAAAGGTTGCTTACCAGATGGAAGAGAGGTGGCAGTGAAGCAGCTAAAAATTGGTGGGGGACAGGGTGAACGAGAATTTAAAGCTGAGGTTGCTATTATTAGTCGTATACACCATCGCCATTTGGTTTCACTTGTCGGTTACTGCATCTCTGAGAACCGGAGACTGCTCATATATGATTATGTCCCTAATAATACCCTTTATTTCCATCTTCACG GAGAAGGTATGCCAGTTTTGGATTGGGCAACACGTCTTAAAATTGCTGCTGGTGCAGCTCGTGGGATAGCTTATCTCCATGAAGACT GTCATCCTCGTATTATTCATAGGGATATCAAATCGTCAAACATTCTTTTAGATAACAACTTTGAAGCTCAG GTTTCCGACTTTGGACTTGCCAAGTTAGCTCTGGATGCAAATACACATGTAACAACACGTGTTATGGGAACTTTTGG ATACATGGCCCCTGAATATGCATCAAGTGGTAAATTGACTGAGAAATCTGATGTATTTTCCTTTGGAGTCGTGCTTTTGGAGCTAATTACTGGACGAAAGCCTGTAGATGCATCTCAACCTCTTGGTGATGAAAGTCTAGTTGAATGG GCCCGGCCTTTACTGAGTCATGCACTGGATAGTGAGGAATTTGGGTGTTTAGCAGATCCAAAGCTTGGTGGAAACTATGTTGAAAGTGAAATGTTTAGGATGATCGAGGCTGCCACAGCATGTGTGCGGCATTCTGCTGCAAAAAGACCACGGATGGGACAG